ATTTGCAACTCCTGCCCAAAATATCTACGTTGCCGATGGAGAGCATCTCAAAGTCACTGCAATTTTACCTGGTGGTACTAAATTAGCAGTGGGGGAAAAAACTAAAATTCAATATCAAACCCTAGAAGGAAAACCCTTCGAGACAGTGATGCAGGAGCATCCAGAAACTAAATTGCTGCCCGAATGGAAAATCACCAAAGGGGAAGAACGCATCAAGATTGATGCAAACGGCAATATAGAAGCTTTACAGCCAGGGGATGTGACAATTCAAGGGACAATTCCTGGTTTAGCTGCGGAAAAAGGTTTCTTATTTATTGATGCTCTGGGGAGAGTGGGAGCGATCGATCCCGATGGTACTGTCCACTGGGATATTGTGGCGATGGTACTATTTTTCGGTATTAGTTTGTATGTTAGCCAAATGCTATCCGGACAGAATACCAATAGTGCAAATCCTCAGCAAGATACAGTCAATAAAATCACACCAGTTATTTTCTCTGGGATGTTTTTATTCTTTCCCCTACCAGCTGGGGTATTGATGTATATGGTGATTGGTAACGTTTTCCAAACACTACAAACTTACATTCTCTCCCGTGAACCTTTACCAGCAGAGTTACAAAAGATTGTAGATACCCAAACGAAGGAAGCAGAAGCGGCGGAAAAACCAGCTCTGCCCTTTGAACCCAAAAGCTCTAAGAAGAAGGCTACAGGTTGATCATGGCTGAGAGTCCGATGGAACGGGGGCAAAAGTGGTTACAAGCATTACTGCAATTAACTGGTGCGCCCGCACAGGTAGTAGGCAAGTTGGAAGCAACTGCCAATCCTCAAACAGAGGAGCCAGACAGTTACTGGTTAACGATTAATCATGGCGAACTGACACCAGAGCAAATTCAGTTATTAATTGGACGTGATGGTGCTGTACTAGATGCGATTCAGTATTTAGCCAATTCTACTTTGAATATTAATCAGGCTCCGGAGTTGCAAGCTGGCTATACCATTGAGTTGAATGGTTATCGGGTTAGACGACAGGCAGAGGTACGGGCGATCGCCGAAACTGCGGCAGAACAAGCACGTACTACCGGGCAAGAAGTAGAAATCAGATCATTGAGTTCTGTGGAAAGACGAGAAGTGCATACTTTCTTAAAGGAATTCACCGATCTGGAAACTTTTAGCCGAGGGAAAGAACCCCAGAGAAACTTAGTTGTGCGATTAGCATCACTCATGTAATTCCGGGAAAAGGGAGAAGGAAGAAGTCAGAAAATTAAAGTTTAATACTCGATGCTTCATCCTTCATTCCTTGCTTTCTCTGGCAAATCTTCCGAGATGTGACAAATTTTCCCTGGAAGGCAGGATTAATAAAGATAACTATACCTACCAGAGACAAATTATCAAGTCAATTTTCAGCCTTGGATAAATATGTTTAACCCAATACCTGCACTTTTTTAGTTAAAAAATCACTGCTCAGGTATATTCTTGTCGATATCTCAAAGAATCACTTGTGCTGAAACAATCTCACAAATCCTATGGATGCGATTCACATTCCGCAGTTAACCCAAGCACCGGAACAAACAGAGGAAATTACAGTCCAAGAGTTCCTCCCCGGTTTAGAAACCTTAACACCAGTTCGCGGCTCTCTGCGGATTCAGCATCGTGTTAATTATTTAGAAGTAACTGGGCAAGCAGAAGCAATTATTACCTGTACCTGTAACCGTTGTTTACAGCAATATAACCATCGTTTAGCAGTAAATGCCAAAGAAATTATCTGGCTAGATGAATCTGCCGGGAAAGAGGAAGATTTACCCCTAGAAAGGGAAGTTGCGATAGAAGACTTAGTAGAAACTATTTCGCCTAATGGGTATTTTCATCCTGGCGAATGGCTGTATGAGCAAATGTGTTTGGCAATTCCTCTGCGTCAGTTATGCGACAGGCGTTGTCAGGGAATTCAACCAGTAAGTTCCGACTCCAAGAATGACAAGCCGGAGAAACCCGTTGATAAACGTTGGGCTTCCTTGGAAGTATTGAAAAATCAGTTGCCCGAATAGGTTTTTAACCGACTCCAAAATCAGTATATTGTCTGACTAACGGCTCATGGAAGGCTAAAACAATATCTTCCTTGGGAACTCCTAATTCTACTAAGTCGTTAGCAATACCAATTTCCGTGCCATCGTGTTGTATCCAAATTTTCCCATCTTTAATATCAAGGTGTAAAACACAGCCATAGGTTCTGCGGCGATTTTTCCAACCCACGTATACTAGTTGATAATGGTCATGAGTTGTATCAAAAACGACTTGCTTTTCTATCTCTCCCTTGGCAGAACCACGATGGGCGTATTGTGTGAGTAGTTGTTGGATGAAAGCTCGATATTGTGCTAATTTTTCCATTCTACAATCACCTCATTAGCTGTATCATAAATGATGAGCTTAAGCTGAGAACGCTGAATCACTGTTTGAATAAATTGTAGAGAAAAAAAGCTGTTATAGGTTCCTAGGGGAACAGCTAAGTATAACATTCGCTCAGGTTCATTGATGTCTAAAGCAATTTGGTAATTGAAACATTGACCAATTGCAGTATGGAATTGAGAAATATTTGATGCACCAACAAAGCTTTTAATTTCAACTGCGATTTTTTCTCCTAACCTCTCGGCTGCTAGAATGCAATCTGCACCCAAATCAATATACATTTCCACCCCTCCAACCTCGATTTCTAAGGGGTCATCTGTAATTAACCAGCCCTCTTTTTCAAGAGCATTTTTAACAGCGGAGTGAAAAATATCCCTAGCAGGCATGGATTTAAAATCAACTGAGAAGAGAAAATAGATACGAAATTACCTGATTAATCTTCTCATACCTTGACTCTGTTCACAACTTTTAATACAAATAACTGCCTGAATTAAGCAACTTTACTACTACCAATTAAATATAATAAAGCCATACGTACAGCTACACCACTAGTAACTTGAGTTTGAATTAAACTAAATTCTGGGTCATCCATTAAATCAGAACTGATTTCCACCCCACGGTTCACTGGACCCGGATGTAATACTTTGACATGGGGTTTACACTGGGCTAATCTCTCACGGTTGATACCAAATCTGTGGTGATATTCCCGGAGGGAAGGTAACAAGTTAGCAGTCATTCTTTCCTTTTGTAGACGTAAAGTCATAACAAAATCAGCA
The Calothrix sp. 336/3 DNA segment above includes these coding regions:
- the yidC gene encoding membrane protein insertase YidC, which produces MDFGIGFLSNNVMLPIIDLFYGFVPSYGLAIVALTLIIRFALYPLSAGSIRNMRRMKIVQPLMQKRMQEIKERYKDDTPKQQEEMMKVQQEFGNPLAGCLPLLLQMPVLLALFATLRGSPFAGVNYTANLQILPAEQIEQLQPQAFATPAQNIYVADGEHLKVTAILPGGTKLAVGEKTKIQYQTLEGKPFETVMQEHPETKLLPEWKITKGEERIKIDANGNIEALQPGDVTIQGTIPGLAAEKGFLFIDALGRVGAIDPDGTVHWDIVAMVLFFGISLYVSQMLSGQNTNSANPQQDTVNKITPVIFSGMFLFFPLPAGVLMYMVIGNVFQTLQTYILSREPLPAELQKIVDTQTKEAEAAEKPALPFEPKSSKKKATG
- a CDS encoding R3H domain-containing nucleic acid-binding protein; the protein is MAESPMERGQKWLQALLQLTGAPAQVVGKLEATANPQTEEPDSYWLTINHGELTPEQIQLLIGRDGAVLDAIQYLANSTLNINQAPELQAGYTIELNGYRVRRQAEVRAIAETAAEQARTTGQEVEIRSLSSVERREVHTFLKEFTDLETFSRGKEPQRNLVVRLASLM
- a CDS encoding DUF177 domain-containing protein; the protein is MDAIHIPQLTQAPEQTEEITVQEFLPGLETLTPVRGSLRIQHRVNYLEVTGQAEAIITCTCNRCLQQYNHRLAVNAKEIIWLDESAGKEEDLPLEREVAIEDLVETISPNGYFHPGEWLYEQMCLAIPLRQLCDRRCQGIQPVSSDSKNDKPEKPVDKRWASLEVLKNQLPE
- a CDS encoding XisI protein, producing the protein MEKLAQYRAFIQQLLTQYAHRGSAKGEIEKQVVFDTTHDHYQLVYVGWKNRRRTYGCVLHLDIKDGKIWIQHDGTEIGIANDLVELGVPKEDIVLAFHEPLVRQYTDFGVG
- a CDS encoding XisH family protein — its product is MPARDIFHSAVKNALEKEGWLITDDPLEIEVGGVEMYIDLGADCILAAERLGEKIAVEIKSFVGASNISQFHTAIGQCFNYQIALDINEPERMLYLAVPLGTYNSFFSLQFIQTVIQRSQLKLIIYDTANEVIVEWKN